One part of the Gossypium raimondii isolate GPD5lz chromosome 1, ASM2569854v1, whole genome shotgun sequence genome encodes these proteins:
- the LOC128041909 gene encoding uncharacterized protein LOC128041909, with protein MTTPEYYGWWNKRVNDNIPGPREDCVQSLEERLQVAPSELEIIKQDFEKRSLEWGKRIEQLEEEKTRLGLDVDNHKLEAEKLKKGKNKAEEDLDSLKMDYKKLRLSMRTVGLGKTSEQWQQEIKVEKTKADQWEKKFQDALVRESTLEKNLSECQNEEARLKARVAELEKSLHLHRSRNSVIELRASLNRIEELKGKIEDLEDALHNSELQMEHLERRNEQCQEQFHHSQNQIRERDYIMGEAVTQVREVADHLQTLAIQADVLSLKFESESSRGRELARLLKSVKALSIRAKPYM; from the coding sequence ATGACAACTCCCGAGTATTATGGGTGGTGGAACAAAAGGGTCAATGACAATATCCCTGGGCCGAGAGAAGATTGCGTTCAGTCTCTAGAGGAGCGTCTGCAAGTAGCTCCGTCAGAATTAGAAATCATCAAACAGGACTTTGAAAAAAGGAGTTTGGAATGGGGAAAGAGGATAGAGCAGCTAGAAGAGGAAAAGACGCGTTTGGGACTAGACGTCGATAACCACAAGCTAGAAGCCGAGAAActaaagaaaggaaagaacaaGGCTGAAGAGGATTTGGATAGCCTAAAAATGGATTATAAGAAGCTGCGATTGTCGATGAGAACTGTCGGTTTGGGTAAAACATCAGAGCAGTGGCAACAGGAAATCAAAGTAGAAAAGACCAAAGCTGATCAGTGGGAGAAGAAATTTCAAGACGCCCTAGTTCGAGAGAGCACTTTGGAGAAAAACTTGTCAGAATGCCAGAATGAAGAAGCAAGATTAAAAGCCCGGGTAGCAGAGTTGGAAAAGTCGCTTCATCTGCACCGTAGTCGCAACTCTGTGATAGAGTTAAGAGCGAGCTTAAACAGGATCGAAGAACTGAAAGGAAAGATAGAGGATCTTGAGGACGCATTGCACAATTCTGAACTGCAAATGGAACATCTTGAAAGGCGTAATGAACAGTGCCAAGAGCAATTCCATCATTCTCAAAATCAGATTAGAGAAAGGGATTACATTATGGGCGAAGCTGTGACTCAAGTACGGGAAGTAGCGGATCATCTACAAACCTTAGCGATTCAGGCTGATGTATTAAGTTTAAAGTTTGAATCAGAATCGAGCCGAGGTCGAGAGTTAGCTCGACTCCTTAAGAGTGTTAAGGCTTTAAGTataagggcaaagccgtatatgtaG